One Agrococcus jenensis genomic region harbors:
- the speB gene encoding agmatinase, whose product MQLPQEQDRVAADGAVESHPTPRGPVDASIVPRFAGIATFARLPRLDEVGRADIAIAGVPFDSGVSYRPGARFGPAHVREASRLLRPYNPAQDVFPFASQQVADAGDLVANPFDLTAAVAEIEAGALELRRSADRLVVIGGDHTIALPLLRAVHAEHGPVAVLHFDAHLDTWDTYFGAPITHGTPFRRASEEGLIDLTASMHVGTRGPLYDKGDLEDDERLGFAVVTSEFVEEHGVATAIDRIRARVGTAPLYISIDIDVLDPAHAPGTGTPEAGGLTSRELLRILRALSDLRIVGADVVEVAPAYDHAQLTAIAASHVVYELLSAMAPREARA is encoded by the coding sequence ATGCAACTCCCGCAGGAGCAGGATCGAGTGGCAGCGGACGGCGCCGTCGAGAGCCATCCGACGCCGCGCGGCCCCGTCGACGCGAGCATCGTGCCGCGCTTCGCCGGCATCGCCACGTTCGCCCGCCTGCCGCGGCTCGACGAGGTCGGCCGCGCCGACATCGCGATCGCCGGCGTGCCGTTCGACAGCGGCGTGAGCTACCGCCCGGGCGCCCGCTTCGGCCCGGCGCACGTGCGTGAGGCATCCCGCCTGCTGCGGCCCTACAACCCCGCGCAGGACGTCTTCCCGTTCGCCTCGCAGCAGGTCGCCGACGCCGGCGACCTCGTCGCCAACCCCTTCGACCTCACGGCCGCGGTCGCCGAGATCGAGGCCGGTGCGCTCGAGCTGCGGCGGAGCGCCGACCGGCTCGTCGTCATCGGCGGCGACCACACGATCGCGCTGCCGCTGCTGCGCGCGGTGCACGCCGAGCACGGCCCCGTCGCGGTGCTGCACTTCGACGCGCACCTCGACACCTGGGACACCTACTTCGGCGCGCCCATCACGCACGGCACGCCGTTCCGCCGCGCGTCGGAGGAGGGCCTCATCGACCTCACCGCGAGCATGCACGTCGGCACCCGCGGCCCCCTCTATGACAAGGGCGACCTCGAGGACGACGAGCGGCTCGGCTTCGCGGTCGTCACGAGCGAGTTCGTCGAGGAGCACGGCGTCGCGACGGCGATCGACCGCATCCGTGCGCGCGTCGGCACCGCCCCGCTCTACATCTCGATCGACATCGACGTGCTCGACCCCGCGCACGCTCCCGGCACCGGCACGCCCGAGGCGGGCGGGCTCACGAGCCGTGAGCTGCTGCGCATCCTGCGCGCCCTCTCCGACCTCCGGATCGTCGGCGCCGACGTCGTCGAGGTCGCCCCCGCGTACGACCACGCGCAGCTCACGGCGATCGCCGCGAGCCACGTC
- a CDS encoding helix-turn-helix domain-containing protein: protein MRSIHPAADEGATPIGAKLRAARTAQGMSLSQVATTTGLSKGFLSRVERDETSPSVATLVQLCQVLSLPVGALFVEPEVQLVTWDEAPPINLGGFGADERMLSPRGQERVQLLRSELEPDAHGGSDLYTINCDVEVLHVVSGSVSVRFADRTVTVDAGAALTLPGREPHTWRVEGGEPAVVLWTIVPAPWSGSA, encoded by the coding sequence ATGCGCTCGATCCACCCCGCCGCCGACGAGGGCGCGACCCCGATCGGGGCGAAGCTGCGCGCCGCGCGCACCGCGCAGGGCATGTCGCTGAGCCAGGTCGCGACGACGACGGGCCTCTCGAAGGGGTTCCTCAGCCGGGTCGAGCGCGACGAGACGTCGCCGAGCGTCGCCACGCTCGTGCAGCTGTGCCAGGTGCTCTCCCTGCCCGTCGGCGCGCTGTTCGTCGAGCCGGAGGTGCAGCTCGTCACGTGGGACGAGGCGCCGCCGATCAACCTGGGCGGCTTCGGCGCCGACGAGCGCATGCTGTCGCCGCGTGGGCAGGAGCGCGTGCAGCTGCTGCGCTCGGAGCTCGAGCCCGACGCGCACGGCGGCAGCGACCTCTACACGATCAACTGCGACGTCGAGGTGCTGCACGTCGTGAGCGGCTCCGTCTCGGTGCGCTTCGCCGACCGTACGGTGACCGTCGACGCCGGGGCGGCGCTCACCCTGCCGGGCCGCGAGCCGCACACCTGGCGGGTGGAGGGCGGCGAGCCTGCCGTCGTGCTCTGGACGATCGTGCCGGCGCCGTGGAGCGGCTCGGCCTGA
- the holA gene encoding DNA polymerase III subunit delta produces MAASIPKISWEQVSPAPVVLVFGKESFLADRALQRLRALLLLEDPELEVHDVDAGQYSDGALELIASPSLFDEPRLVRVANGVKATDAFIADVLRYLAQPVDGTTLVIRHDGSTVRGKKMLDAIRQTPGAIEVVCQPLKRGDMVPFARTELRLLEREATPGAIAALVDAFASDVSELANAIRQVALDTEGEVTEQVVRTYYAGRVETTAFAVVDAVVAGDVARALVTLRQAIATGADPVPIVAAFAMRYRQLAKVSGAGGSDSQAARQLGMQDWQVGNARRDLRSFTDASLCDAIEAIATADAAVKGAERSPGHSVERLVRQLAARTA; encoded by the coding sequence ATGGCCGCGAGCATCCCCAAGATCAGCTGGGAGCAGGTGTCGCCCGCACCCGTCGTGCTGGTCTTCGGCAAGGAGTCGTTCCTCGCCGACCGCGCGCTGCAGCGCCTCCGCGCGCTGCTGCTGCTCGAGGACCCAGAGCTCGAGGTGCACGACGTCGACGCCGGCCAGTACAGCGACGGGGCGCTCGAGCTCATCGCGAGCCCCTCGCTCTTCGACGAGCCGCGGCTCGTGCGGGTCGCCAACGGCGTCAAGGCGACCGATGCGTTCATCGCCGACGTGCTCCGATACCTGGCGCAGCCGGTCGACGGCACGACCCTCGTCATCCGGCACGACGGCTCGACCGTGCGCGGCAAGAAGATGCTCGACGCCATCCGGCAGACGCCCGGCGCGATCGAGGTCGTCTGCCAGCCGCTCAAGCGCGGCGACATGGTGCCGTTCGCGCGCACCGAGCTGCGCCTGCTCGAGCGCGAGGCGACACCCGGGGCGATCGCGGCCCTCGTCGACGCCTTCGCCTCCGACGTCTCCGAGCTCGCGAACGCCATCCGCCAGGTCGCCCTCGACACCGAGGGCGAGGTCACCGAGCAGGTCGTGCGCACCTACTACGCGGGGCGCGTCGAGACGACGGCGTTCGCGGTCGTCGACGCGGTCGTCGCCGGAGATGTCGCCCGCGCGCTCGTCACCCTGCGGCAGGCGATCGCGACCGGCGCCGACCCTGTGCCGATCGTCGCGGCGTTCGCGATGCGCTATCGCCAGCTCGCGAAGGTCTCGGGAGCCGGTGGCTCCGACTCGCAGGCCGCGCGGCAGCTCGGCATGCAGGACTGGCAGGTCGGCAACGCGCGCCGCGACCTGCGGTCGTTCACGGATGCGTCGCTGTGCGACGCGATCGAGGCGATCGCCACCGCGGATGCGGCGGTCAAGGGTGCCGAGCGCAGCCCCGGCCACTCCGTCGAGCGGCTCGTGCGCCAGCTCGCGGCGCGCACCGCCTGA
- a CDS encoding ComEC/Rec2 family competence protein: protein MRDLRLALPVALAWAVLAALSPHVAMLGPAAAGCALVAGACLLGARGAAARHDHVAAALSTAAVGAGLAVPLLAGAASATSVPLDACDTVSLLVLGASTPAEVLVTGCDGAAAASIPPSALLLRADAPLAIGATALGACDAWLDGSRWLLACARLDVAEPAAWAAWASPLRDGLLTASAQLPGAGGQLLPGLAIGDERRIGPALEAAMLGAGLSHLTAVSGANCVIVVGAAFHAAAALGARRGVRVAIAAGALAGFVLLVTPEPSVVRAGTMAGIALIGLITGRRVGALALLALAVLLALAAQPHLATSAGFALSVLATCGLIVHARPIAIVLGRVLPMPVAALIAVPAAAQLWCMPVLVALDASVSLVAVLANLLAGPAAPLATVLGLAACVAAPLVTGVAAALAWIAWLPAAWIAQVAMLAQQLPASQTAWPAAPWGVVAASVMLAAVVLGHARRHVMRGVAVASAVGLVAAGVAAWPAVRLGSLADWTIAQCDVGQGSATVVRHAGATVLIDAGREAEPIDRCLRMLGVGRIELLVLTHFDVDHAGGAPALAGRIGTLVHGPVDERAAPLVAELVAAGATAQEARRGDAWMLGELRVDALWPTGDDEPGNDASVAVAIDVPDAAGAEDGEGALELVVLGDLSADAQSRLLRAGVPGPASVIVVAHHGSADQLPALYRRLGAAVGLIGVGPNDYGHPADAALQLVRETGGAPLGTDELGTIALAVDDDGVRVWSERVGGPP from the coding sequence ATGCGCGACCTCCGGCTCGCCCTGCCGGTCGCCCTCGCATGGGCGGTGCTCGCTGCGCTCAGCCCGCACGTGGCGATGCTGGGTCCCGCCGCAGCCGGCTGCGCCCTCGTGGCCGGCGCCTGCCTGCTCGGCGCACGCGGCGCAGCCGCTCGGCACGACCACGTCGCGGCAGCGCTGAGCACCGCCGCCGTCGGCGCCGGCCTCGCGGTGCCGTTGCTCGCCGGCGCCGCCTCGGCGACCTCGGTGCCGCTCGACGCGTGCGACACCGTGTCGCTGCTGGTGCTCGGCGCATCGACGCCTGCCGAGGTGCTCGTCACCGGTTGCGACGGAGCAGCCGCCGCTTCCATCCCGCCGAGCGCGCTGCTGCTGCGCGCGGATGCCCCGCTCGCGATCGGCGCGACCGCGCTAGGCGCGTGCGACGCGTGGCTCGACGGATCGCGGTGGCTGCTCGCCTGCGCACGGCTCGATGTCGCGGAGCCTGCGGCGTGGGCGGCATGGGCGTCCCCGCTGCGCGACGGCCTGCTCACCGCGTCGGCGCAGCTGCCGGGCGCTGGCGGCCAGCTCCTGCCGGGGCTCGCGATCGGTGACGAGCGGCGGATCGGGCCTGCGCTCGAGGCCGCGATGCTCGGCGCGGGGCTGAGCCACCTCACCGCCGTCTCAGGGGCGAACTGCGTCATCGTCGTCGGCGCCGCCTTCCACGCCGCTGCCGCGCTCGGCGCCCGACGGGGGGTGCGGGTCGCGATCGCCGCGGGCGCGCTGGCCGGCTTCGTGCTGCTGGTGACGCCGGAGCCGTCGGTCGTGCGCGCCGGCACGATGGCCGGCATCGCCTTGATCGGCCTCATCACTGGCCGCCGCGTTGGTGCGCTCGCGCTGCTCGCCCTCGCTGTGCTGCTCGCGCTCGCCGCGCAGCCCCACCTCGCGACGAGCGCCGGGTTCGCGCTCTCGGTGCTCGCGACCTGCGGCCTCATCGTGCACGCGCGTCCCATCGCGATCGTGCTCGGGCGCGTGCTCCCGATGCCGGTCGCTGCGCTCATCGCCGTGCCGGCAGCCGCACAGCTCTGGTGCATGCCGGTGCTCGTCGCGCTCGACGCCAGCGTGAGCCTCGTCGCGGTGCTCGCCAACCTGCTCGCGGGCCCCGCCGCGCCGCTCGCGACGGTGCTCGGGCTCGCGGCGTGCGTCGCAGCGCCGCTCGTGACGGGCGTCGCGGCGGCCCTCGCGTGGATCGCGTGGCTGCCCGCCGCGTGGATCGCGCAGGTCGCGATGCTCGCGCAGCAGCTGCCGGCCTCGCAGACCGCGTGGCCCGCTGCGCCCTGGGGCGTCGTCGCCGCATCCGTCATGCTCGCCGCGGTCGTGCTCGGGCATGCGCGTCGGCACGTCATGCGAGGCGTGGCGGTCGCCTCGGCCGTCGGTCTCGTCGCGGCGGGCGTCGCGGCGTGGCCGGCCGTGCGGCTCGGGTCGCTCGCCGACTGGACGATCGCGCAGTGCGACGTCGGGCAGGGGAGCGCGACCGTCGTGCGGCACGCCGGCGCCACGGTGCTCATCGACGCGGGCCGCGAGGCGGAGCCGATCGACCGGTGCCTGCGGATGCTCGGGGTCGGCCGCATCGAGCTGCTCGTGCTGACGCACTTCGACGTCGACCACGCGGGAGGGGCGCCGGCGCTCGCCGGGCGCATCGGCACGCTCGTGCATGGCCCGGTCGACGAGCGCGCCGCGCCGCTCGTGGCCGAGCTCGTCGCCGCGGGCGCGACGGCGCAGGAGGCGCGCCGCGGCGACGCCTGGATGCTCGGCGAGCTGCGCGTCGACGCGCTCTGGCCGACGGGCGACGACGAGCCGGGCAACGACGCGAGCGTCGCCGTCGCGATCGACGTCCCGGATGCGGCCGGCGCAGAGGACGGGGAAGGCGCGCTCGAGCTCGTCGTGCTGGGCGACCTCAGCGCCGACGCGCAGTCGCGACTGCTGCGCGCTGGAGTGCCGGGTCCGGCCTCCGTGATCGTGGTCGCGCACCACGGCTCGGCCGACCAGCTGCCAGCGCTCTACCGCCGGCTCGGCGCGGCCGTCGGGCTCATCGGCGTCGGCCCGAACGACTACGGGCACCCGGCGGATGCGGCGCTGCAGCTCGTGCGCGAGACCGGGGGAGCGCCGCTGGGCACCGACGAGCTCGGCACGATCGCCCTCGCCGTCGACGACGACGGCGTCCGCGTGTGGTCCGAGCGCGTCGGCGGCCCGCCGTAG
- a CDS encoding ComEA family DNA-binding protein, which produces MAGEGERAADARWRLGAGAAVVLVLGAVAGGVVQRMVADAQPAVVAATPVATASTGPAEVVVDVQGAVAHPGVYRLPAGSRVLDAIARAGGTSAEAAPGALNLARPVVDGEQLLVPTEGEQAEAAAASPEQGALVSLNQSDQAALETLPRVGPTLALAIIAHRDEQGPFTDVAQLDDVPGIGPALLAALTPLVTL; this is translated from the coding sequence ATGGCCGGTGAGGGTGAGCGCGCTGCGGATGCGCGCTGGCGGCTCGGCGCGGGCGCTGCGGTCGTGCTCGTGCTCGGTGCCGTCGCGGGCGGCGTCGTGCAGCGGATGGTCGCCGACGCCCAGCCCGCGGTCGTCGCCGCCACGCCGGTCGCGACCGCCTCGACGGGGCCGGCGGAGGTCGTCGTCGACGTGCAGGGGGCGGTCGCGCATCCGGGCGTCTACCGGTTGCCGGCCGGCTCGCGCGTGCTCGACGCGATCGCCCGTGCCGGCGGCACGAGCGCGGAGGCCGCGCCCGGTGCGCTGAACCTCGCGCGGCCGGTCGTCGACGGCGAGCAGCTGCTCGTGCCGACCGAGGGGGAGCAGGCGGAGGCAGCCGCCGCGTCTCCCGAACAGGGCGCACTCGTCTCGCTCAACCAGTCCGATCAGGCCGCACTCGAGACGCTGCCGCGCGTCGGCCCCACGCTCGCGCTCGCGATCATCGCCCACCGCGACGAGCAGGGTCCCTTCACCGACGTCGCACAGCTCGACGACGTGCCGGGCATCGGCCCAGCGCTGCTCGCGGCGCTGACCCCGCTTGTGACGCTGTGA
- the leuS gene encoding leucine--tRNA ligase, producing MTDETYDFARIQQRWLPVWDRIRPFATDDETDARPRKYVLDMFPYPSGDLHMGHAESYAYGDVLARYWRQQGFNVLHPIGWDSFGLPAENAAIQRGIDPKAWTADNIEQHKRSMRQYATAFDWDRILHTSDPAYYKWNQWLFLELYKAGLAYRKPSNVNWCPKDQTVLANEQVVAGACERCGTPVVKKKLTQWYFKITDYADRLLDDLNQLEGRWPDKVLRMQRNWIGRSVGAEVEFEIEGHHSRVPVFTTRPDTLYGATFMVVAPDSDLAAELASGASPEVRMRFQAYLEDVGRMTEIDRQNAERTKTGVDLGRFAIHPLTGERLPIWTADYVLADYGHGAVMAVPAHDQRDLDFARAFDLPVKVVVDTNAAVTGVMPMIPIDDEGNAIEPEGFEPLDPKATGEALTGDGRMVNSGDLDGMSKQHAIGRMVQMLEAKGVGRAAKSFRLRDWLVSRQRYWGTPIPIIHTADGQEVPVPLEQLPVTLPDTAGLDLTPKGTSPLGAAEDWVNVPSPIDGSPARRDADTMDTFVDSSWYYLRFLSPNDDTQPFDRAQVERWAPVDRYVGGVEHAILHLLYARFITKVLFDLGHVPFTEPFESLLNQGMVILDGAKMSKSKGNLVTLSEELEQYGVDAVRLAMSFAGPPEDDIDWKDVSPTGAQKFLARAWRLSKESLAKPSTDPKPGDRALRRETHRFLADAPGLIEALKFNVVVARLMELTNAARKTVDTGAGAADPAVREAVETIALGLSLFAPYTAEEMWANLGFEPSIANAGWRKADRSLLVEQTVTAVVQVNGKVRDRIEVAADVAGDELERLARELPGVARSIGDATVRQAIVRAPRLVNFVVG from the coding sequence GTGACCGACGAGACCTACGACTTCGCCCGCATCCAGCAGCGCTGGCTGCCGGTGTGGGACCGCATCCGCCCCTTCGCGACCGACGACGAGACCGACGCACGGCCGCGCAAGTACGTGCTCGACATGTTCCCGTACCCCTCGGGCGACCTCCACATGGGGCACGCGGAGTCGTACGCGTACGGCGATGTGCTCGCGCGCTACTGGCGCCAGCAGGGCTTCAACGTGCTGCACCCGATCGGCTGGGACTCGTTCGGACTGCCCGCCGAGAACGCGGCGATCCAGCGCGGGATCGACCCGAAGGCCTGGACGGCCGACAACATCGAGCAGCACAAGCGCTCGATGCGGCAGTACGCGACCGCGTTCGACTGGGACCGCATCCTGCACACGTCCGACCCGGCGTACTACAAGTGGAACCAGTGGCTGTTCCTCGAGCTCTACAAGGCGGGTCTCGCCTACCGGAAGCCGTCGAACGTCAACTGGTGCCCGAAGGACCAGACGGTGCTCGCGAACGAGCAGGTCGTCGCCGGCGCGTGCGAGCGCTGCGGCACGCCCGTGGTCAAGAAGAAGCTCACGCAGTGGTACTTCAAGATCACCGACTACGCGGACCGCCTGCTCGACGACCTCAACCAGCTCGAGGGCCGCTGGCCCGACAAGGTGCTGCGCATGCAGCGCAACTGGATCGGCCGCTCGGTCGGCGCCGAAGTCGAGTTCGAGATCGAGGGCCACCACAGCCGCGTGCCGGTCTTCACGACGCGCCCCGACACCCTCTACGGCGCGACCTTCATGGTCGTCGCGCCCGACTCCGACCTGGCCGCCGAGCTCGCCTCGGGTGCGTCGCCGGAGGTGCGGATGCGGTTCCAGGCGTACCTGGAGGACGTCGGTCGCATGACCGAGATCGACCGCCAGAACGCCGAGCGCACGAAGACGGGCGTCGACCTGGGCCGCTTCGCGATCCACCCGCTGACGGGGGAGCGCCTGCCGATCTGGACCGCCGACTACGTGCTGGCCGACTACGGCCACGGCGCGGTCATGGCCGTGCCCGCGCACGACCAGCGCGACCTCGACTTCGCGCGCGCCTTCGACCTGCCGGTCAAGGTGGTCGTCGACACGAACGCAGCCGTCACGGGCGTCATGCCGATGATCCCGATCGACGACGAGGGCAACGCGATCGAGCCCGAGGGCTTCGAGCCGCTCGACCCGAAGGCGACCGGCGAGGCGCTCACCGGCGACGGCCGGATGGTGAACTCGGGCGACCTCGACGGCATGTCGAAGCAGCACGCGATCGGCCGCATGGTGCAGATGCTCGAGGCGAAGGGCGTCGGCCGCGCCGCGAAGTCGTTCCGCCTGCGCGACTGGCTCGTGAGCCGGCAGCGCTACTGGGGCACGCCCATCCCGATCATCCACACCGCCGACGGCCAGGAGGTGCCGGTGCCGCTCGAGCAGCTGCCCGTCACGCTGCCCGACACCGCCGGTCTCGACCTGACGCCGAAGGGCACGAGCCCGCTCGGCGCCGCCGAGGACTGGGTCAACGTGCCGTCGCCGATCGACGGCAGCCCCGCGCGCCGCGACGCCGACACCATGGACACGTTCGTCGACTCGTCCTGGTACTACCTGCGGTTCCTGAGCCCGAACGACGACACGCAGCCGTTCGACCGCGCGCAGGTCGAGCGCTGGGCGCCCGTCGACCGCTACGTCGGCGGCGTCGAGCACGCGATCCTGCACCTGCTCTACGCGCGCTTCATCACGAAGGTGCTCTTCGACCTCGGCCACGTGCCGTTCACGGAGCCCTTCGAGTCGCTGCTCAACCAGGGCATGGTCATCCTCGACGGCGCGAAGATGTCGAAGTCGAAGGGCAACCTCGTCACGCTCTCGGAGGAGCTCGAGCAGTACGGCGTCGACGCCGTGCGGCTCGCGATGAGCTTCGCCGGCCCGCCCGAGGACGACATCGACTGGAAGGACGTCAGCCCGACCGGCGCGCAGAAGTTCCTGGCGCGCGCGTGGCGGCTCTCGAAGGAGTCGCTCGCGAAGCCGAGCACCGACCCGAAGCCGGGCGACCGCGCGCTGCGCCGCGAGACGCACCGGTTCCTCGCGGATGCCCCGGGGCTCATCGAGGCGCTGAAGTTCAACGTGGTCGTCGCTCGCCTCATGGAGCTGACGAACGCCGCGCGGAAGACGGTCGACACGGGTGCCGGCGCCGCCGACCCCGCGGTGCGCGAGGCGGTCGAGACGATCGCGCTCGGTCTGTCGCTCTTCGCGCCGTACACGGCCGAGGAGATGTGGGCGAACCTGGGCTTCGAGCCGTCGATCGCGAACGCCGGCTGGCGGAAGGCCGACCGCTCGCTGCTCGTCGAGCAGACCGTCACCGCGGTGGTGCAGGTCAACGGCAAGGTGCGCGACCGCATCGAGGTGGCGGCGGACGTCGCCGGTGACGAGCTCGAGCGGCTCGCGCGCGAGCTGCCGGGCGTCGCACGCTCGATCGGTGACGCGACCGTGCGGCAGGCGATCGTGCGGGCGCCGCGGCTCGTGAACTTCGTCGTCGGGTAG
- a CDS encoding SRPBCC domain-containing protein — protein MPEFENPPATVDVPASRVTRIVAIDAPRSAVWRCLTEPDLLARWLGDIAAFPDGVVAGATGRFAWTGEVVLAARILEVDAEERFVFDWAEGILSGRASTVEIGLRDIDGSTQLHLVEHGFPLEGDDATRREALRALAAGWTVELDELVDLAESLVR, from the coding sequence GTGCCGGAGTTCGAGAACCCGCCAGCGACGGTCGACGTGCCCGCCTCGCGCGTGACGCGCATCGTCGCGATCGACGCTCCTCGGAGCGCCGTCTGGCGCTGCCTCACGGAGCCCGACCTGCTCGCGCGCTGGCTCGGCGACATCGCCGCGTTCCCGGATGGTGTGGTCGCGGGCGCGACCGGACGCTTCGCCTGGACCGGCGAGGTGGTGCTCGCCGCGCGCATCCTCGAGGTCGACGCCGAGGAGCGCTTCGTCTTCGACTGGGCGGAGGGCATCCTGTCCGGCCGCGCGTCGACGGTCGAGATCGGCCTGCGCGACATCGACGGCTCGACGCAGCTGCACCTGGTCGAGCACGGCTTCCCGCTCGAGGGCGACGACGCCACGCGGCGCGAGGCGCTGCGCGCGCTCGCGGCAGGCTGGACGGTCGAGCTCGACGAGCTCGTCGACCTCGCGGAGTCGCTCGTCCGCTGA
- a CDS encoding SRPBCC domain-containing protein, translating into MDDAVRSERQQGGRHEAEAVIDEGATRVTRTIEVRAPIEVVWESLTDPREIAEWFGDSAEFPDGTGAGAVGSFGWSDHGSFPAVVERSERPHVWAFRWGRPGEELRDDNSTLATFTLEPLDAGTRLTVVETGFERLGDAAAARAAMRDNQHGWTHELDELVALLARRWTPATVDGLAGTITRVLDIPAPRSRVWRHLTDPASIELWWGHPAVFPGGLREGVTGTFEHEGQRWPVAIRVLRPEQTFAFRWGEFGEAEPGPGACDVRFDLDELEHGGTRVTVVESGWMRVPDEERDERIRGNAGGWEQVLDGLRAHVLGAVAP; encoded by the coding sequence ATGGACGACGCAGTGCGGAGCGAGCGGCAGCAGGGCGGCAGGCACGAAGCCGAGGCCGTCATCGACGAGGGCGCGACGCGCGTCACCCGGACGATCGAGGTGCGGGCGCCGATCGAGGTGGTCTGGGAGTCGCTCACGGATCCGCGCGAGATCGCCGAGTGGTTCGGCGACAGCGCGGAGTTCCCCGACGGCACCGGTGCCGGCGCGGTCGGCAGCTTCGGCTGGAGCGACCACGGCTCGTTCCCCGCCGTCGTCGAGCGCTCGGAGCGGCCGCACGTCTGGGCGTTCCGCTGGGGGCGGCCCGGCGAGGAGCTGCGTGACGACAACAGCACGCTCGCGACCTTCACGCTCGAGCCGCTCGACGCCGGGACGCGGCTCACGGTCGTCGAGACCGGCTTCGAGCGGCTCGGCGACGCCGCAGCGGCGCGCGCCGCGATGCGCGACAACCAGCACGGCTGGACGCACGAGCTCGATGAGCTCGTGGCACTCCTCGCCCGCCGCTGGACACCCGCGACCGTAGACGGGCTCGCCGGCACGATCACGCGTGTGCTCGACATCCCCGCGCCGCGCTCGCGCGTCTGGCGTCACCTCACCGATCCCGCGTCGATCGAGCTGTGGTGGGGGCATCCGGCCGTGTTCCCCGGCGGCCTCCGCGAGGGCGTCACGGGCACCTTCGAGCACGAGGGGCAGCGATGGCCCGTCGCCATCCGCGTGCTGCGCCCCGAGCAGACGTTCGCGTTCCGGTGGGGTGAGTTCGGCGAAGCCGAGCCTGGCCCGGGCGCGTGCGACGTGCGCTTCGACCTCGACGAGCTCGAGCATGGCGGCACGCGAGTGACGGTGGTCGAGTCGGGGTGGATGCGCGTGCCCGACGAGGAGCGCGACGAGCGGATCCGCGGCAACGCGGGCGGGTGGGAGCAGGTGCTCGACGGCCTGCGGGCGCACGTGCTGGGCGCGGTCGCGCCGTGA
- a CDS encoding metalloregulator ArsR/SmtB family transcription factor: protein MSGAPGAPTRELAAMQLAALADDTRWAILELLGSEPRSASDLARELPVSRQAIAKHLAVLEAAGLVDAERDGRALRYRAIGASLSALADRLDAIGRQWESRLDRIARIAEARAGSAPAE from the coding sequence GTGAGCGGCGCACCCGGAGCACCGACGCGGGAGCTCGCAGCCATGCAGCTCGCGGCGCTCGCCGACGACACCCGATGGGCGATCCTCGAGCTGCTCGGGAGCGAGCCGCGGTCGGCGAGCGACCTCGCGCGCGAGCTGCCGGTCTCGCGGCAGGCGATCGCGAAGCACCTCGCGGTGCTCGAGGCCGCCGGGCTCGTCGATGCCGAGCGCGACGGCCGCGCGCTGCGCTACCGCGCGATCGGCGCGAGCCTCAGCGCGCTGGCCGACCGGCTGGACGCGATCGGCCGGCAGTGGGAGTCGCGGCTCGACCGGATCGCGCGGATCGCGGAGGCACGGGCGGGCTCTGCTCCCGCGGAGTAA